ATCCGGCACTTTTTTGGGATAAAGTCAAAATTGGGAAGATTATGAGAGCATGTATCATACTCCATAATATGATAGTAGAAGACGAACGAGATGGATACACTCAATTTGATGTTTCAGAGTTCCTACAAGGAGACGACACCGGAAGTTCACATGTCGATCTCTATTTTTCTCAAGATATGCCTACAAATATCGCCAATATGATGGGTGCTCGAACTAGAATTCGTGATAGACTGATGCATCAACAACTAAAAGCGGATTTGGTTGAACATATATGGCGTAAATTTGGAGGTGATGAAGGCTCGTTTCAAATTATTTTATTTTACTACTCTTTGTTTTTATGTTTAAATTTTAAAATCTATGTTAAAAATGTTATCTTTCAATATGATTTATTTAATAAATCAATTTTATTTTTAAAAAAATTTATAATTTTTTTTAAGAACCCTTAGTTAAGAAACTACCATTAGAGGCACAAAATCGAACAGTTTCTTAACTAGAATCCTTAAACCCACTTAAGTACATTTAATTAATTAAATAATGATTAAAGAAACCCACTTGAGTTTCATGGATAATCATGCTCTTAACCCACTCACATATAAATAGCAACTCCAACGAGACTTTTTCACTGATATCTAACAACTAATATATTAAAACAATAAAACAAGAGGAGAGAGAGTGAGGTTAAGGTTCTGAAAACTGAACCTGCAAAAAACTCTGCTGATGCATAATTCACACATGTCACATTTTTATTTGTTCACATGTCTAAAGGATAAAAACATTAATTACAAAATTATATTACATTAAAATAATATTATTTTTTAGTCAAGAAACTTGGTTTTAGAGATCAACCATTAAGAGCATGTTTATTAGTGAGACCCATTAGTGTCTCTTAAGTGGGTTGTAATGATTTTTTAATTATTAAAATTATGATAAGAGATTTTGCTAAGAGACTGTTAATTATTGGGGTTTATTGGTGGTATCTTACTTAAGGTTCTTAACAATTAAAAAAGATTAAAATTATTTTTAAACATAAAATTTTAAACAAAGATTAAATTTATTTATTAAATAAAAAAGATCAAACATAACATTTCAAACATAGATTTTAAAATAGAAACATTAAAACATTAAAACAAATATTACATAAATGAACGATAATAATTTCAAAGCGGCATCGAAGCTCTGTTGTTGTCTTGATCACTTCCGAGTTTACGCCATATATGTTCAACCAAGTCACCTTTTAGTTGTTCATGCGCTTGTCTATCACGAATTCTCGTTCGAACACCCATCTGGTTGGCAATATTAGTAGGGATATCTGTAGAATAGGTCAGATCAACATGTGAACTTCTGCTCCCTTCTCCTTGTTGGAAATCTGAGACATCATATTGAGTGTAGTCATCTTGTTCGTCTTCTATTATCATATTAAGGAGTATGATGCATGCTTTCATAATCTTCCCAATCTTGACTTTATCCCAATAAAGTGCCGGATTTTTAACAATGGCAAATCGAGCTTGCAAAACTCCGAAAGCCCGCTCGACATCTTTTCGGACAGCTTCTTGATGTTGCGCAAATAAAACTGCTTTCGACCCTTGTGGAATTGAAATAGATTGGATAAAAGTTGCCCATTTTGGATAAATAGCATCGGTGAGATAGTAAACCAAATGGTACTCTCTTCCGTTGACCGAGAAATTTACTTGCGGGGCACGACCATTTATTATGTCATCAAAAACCGGGGAGCGATCAAGAACATTAATATCATTTAAAGTACCTGGAGGTCCAATAAACGCATGCCATATCCAGAGGTCATATGAAGCAACGGCCTCTAAAACGATTGTGGGTTTTCCCGAACCACGAGAATATTGGCCTTTCCATGCAGTGGGACAATTCTTCCACTCCCAATGCATACAATCGATGCTTCCTATCATCCCGGGAAATCCACGAACCTCTCCTATATGAAGTAGACACTGAAGATCAGCCGGTGTTGGTCTTCTTAGGTACTCATCGTCGAACCAATTTATTATTGCTTCCATAAAGTTTTCCACTCATAAGCGAGCAGTGGTTGCACCGAGCCGGAGGTATTCGTCGACCGCATCAAGCGCAGAACCATATACCAACACACGAATAGATGCTTTACACTTTTGAAGTGCAGATAGACCAAGTCTTCCGGTAACGTCTTGCTTTTGACGAAAGAATCGAACTTCATTGGAGAGGCGATCAACAATACGCATGAACAATGCCTTGTTCATTCGAAATCGTCGTCTGAATAGATTTTTGGGATATGTGGGAGTGTCACTGAAATAATCATTCCATAACTGGAGATGACCTTCTTCCCGGTTCCGTTCGATAAAAACTCGTTTTTTTCTTCTCCTCCTTTCATCTTCTTGATTACCATAAACATTGCACAAATTGTCAAATGTTTCATCGAAAGTTTGATCAAAATATTGATCAAATGTTTGATCGAAAATTTCATCGAAAGTTTGATGAGAAGAAGAAGCCATGAGAGGTTGGTTTTACAATGTTGTTTACGATATGGAAATTTTTGATAAAAGATAGTGAGAATGGAGAGAAGAATGAGAGATAGTGTGAGATTAAATATAGAGAGAATGGGAGATTAAATATAGAGAAAATGGGAGATTAAATATTTTAGAGAATGGCTTGTGAGAATAAAGATAGAGAGATGGCTTGTGAGAGTAGAGATAGAGAGATGGCTTGTGAGAGTGGAGATAGAGAGATGGCTTATGTTATGAATATATAACAACATCAACACTTACGAATATATAACAACATCAACACTCGAACACTATACAAAGACAACACTAAACTCCAAAGCCCCGTGACCTCTCTCTTTTGCTCTAACACTATACAAAGACAAGACTCCAAAGACCCGTGAAGACTCCAAAGACAATGTGATTACAAGACTCCAAAGACACGTTATAAGACTCCAATGACACATTACAAGACTCCAAAGACCTCTGTCTTTTGCTTTACACCCGTGACCAGACTCCAAAGACCCGTTAGAAGACTCCAAGGACCCGTGAACTCTTTCTTTTGATTTTGACTCCAAAGACCCGTGAACCTGCAAGAACAAAATGAAAATACGATCAAACACATTGAAACATGAAACCATCAAACACATTTTATACATAAAACTTTCAACTACATTTTATACATGAAACTTAAAGAGAGACCATCTTAACAGGAAACTTAAAAACGAAACAGAGCTTAAACATGAAACAGGAAATTAAACTTCAACATGAAACATGAAACAGGAAATTAAACTTTAACATGAAACTAATTGGACATCAAGTCACTAATCAGCTTCTTCTTGAGGGCATCTTCACACTCAGATAGAGGTTCTTTTTTTTCCAATAAAACCTTCAAGGAGACTCATCTTACACAACATTGATTTGGCGGCCAAATCCTGCTGTTTGATTGTCCACATCGTCTGGAACCCATTCATCGTCTGCTCATCTACCACCGGCTTCTTAGCACTCATCTTTGCGGCCTTCACACCCGGGGAACGCTTGGGGCAAGTTGCTTGAGAGCTTGAGGAATCAGCACCGTCCTCACACTTCCTCTTCTTCGAGCTCCCTTCGGTTTTAGAAGTAGCAAGCTCGCACCACTTCTGGTCGTGGCGCAGTTCCTTCCAAGCGTGTTCAAGAGTGAATCTCTGCTTGTAGTTGTTGTAGAAGATTTGATGAGCAAGCTTGAGAACATCAGTCTCGTTCTGGCTGCTCGTTTTCTCTCTAGTAGTCGCTTCGCACGAGCCACAGAACTTTGACACAAGGTCATTGATCCTGTGCCATCGTTGCTTGCAATGGCTTGGCTCTCTCTCTTCACAGCCAGCAACCAGAGGACTAGCAGCGAAGTAGGCAGCTATTCTTTTCCAAAAACCGAAGGATTTTTGCTCGTTCCCAACCACTGGATCCTTGCTCGTGTTTAACCATGAACTGATCAGGACCACGTCATCCGTTGGTGTCCATTTGCGTCTTCCTTTACGCTCCGCCGCAGTGTCTCCCCCATAGTTTGAAGCATCGGTCCCAAGACTGCTTTGAAATGGAACTTGTGATGAAGATAGTTCAACACTATCTTCATTGTTACCAAACGAAAGAGTTTGTTGACTAAGTAGTTCAACAAACTTTGAGTGAGAAGAAAATGGATAAGAATCCATATCAGGAGGACGAAAACAACAAAAGTAAGAAAAAGGGAAGAGATAATGAAAAGAAGAGAGGTGAGAAAGTTGGAAGAGCATCACACGGTTTAGAAATTGAAGAGAGGGATCAAGCATTGATCAGAAGCAACCATAACTGATTAGACATTTATCTAATAGCATTCATCACACAACACAATCGCCACACATTTATCTAAGAGCATTCATTTCAGTCTAACTATAAACTGTATTTATTACCTAATAAGCCAACCATTATCTTACACTAACCACTCTATTTATTATCTAAGCATTGATCATTTCAGTTCGTTTCAAACAAGCGTACACTCGATTTTAATTCAACAGAGCTAAAAGAAACGTTATACATCTAGAAAGGTCAAAGAGAAAGTACCTTTACGATGGTGGCGTTTTTTGTCTGACAAAGAGACTACATTGTGCACACATTCACGGCTCTTGATCAATCCTGCAGCCACACAAACACAGAAAACAAATGACTCTCTGAAACGCTTTCAAAGAAGAGTAAACTCGTCAACTACCAGACTAAAGACAGAGGATGTATCGAAAGCTATTTATTACATTTACCTAACACTAACCCACGATTTAAATCACACATTGATAACACTTTCAATTCAAACTTCAAAACAATGTAAAGAAACTCTTCGAGTAAACTCCAAACAAACACCAAAACTATTTAAACCGGTCCACAATTTGTTTTGATTGAGAATCATACCTCCATCGTTTTCATCTCCATCTCAGCCTTTCTCTTCTCATGATTCTCCCAAGCCAGTATCTACACTTCCTCGATCTTATACCTAATCACATTCCAGCAAAAGAATCAAACCTCAATCACTGGTACATAATGAAGCCATGAACTTGTGTGATGTCTAAATCAAACCATCTAAAGACAAAATGACGATGAGGAAGGAGCAAAATATATCTAATTACACCAAGACACCATCTACCTCGGACGGCCTCTTCATCACTCCACCTAAAAACAAAACAGACAGGGACAAATCAAAAATAAAACAGAGGATATGTATTTTGAAATTGACGATGAAGAAGGAAAGAATCTACCTGGCTCATGCCTCTTCATCAATCAACCTAAAGACACAAAAACACCAACATATCAAAACAAATCAGAGATGATTTTGAAAGATTCACGAAGATGAATCAAAGACATGCATGCTTGAAAGATTGAAACATAAACATATAGGAGCCTCAGATTTACCTTTTCGATTCACCTCAGCCGCAAGCGACGCCGTTGTTACCCGTCTCAGAGAGCCACCGATAGAGCGAGAGGTCGGCGTTTTCCTTGGTCGTAGAGCGAGAGGTCGGCGTTTTCTTTGGTCGATGACAGCCACCGATGGAAAGGTCTCTGTTTTCCTTCGTCGCCGACACCCACCGATAGAGCAGTCGCCGTTTCGTCGACGAGAGGCGCCGAGACGAAAGGGCGTTTTCTTTGGTCGATGACAGCCACCGATGGAAAGGTCTCTGTTTCCCTTCGTCGCCGACACCCACCGATAGAGCCGTCGCCGTTTCGTCGACGAGAGGCGCCGAGACGAAACAATCGCCTTTCAAATCGCCATCGTCTTTCGTTTAGCGAAGGAGAGAAGACGCAAAGAAAGAGAAGCAAAAATGAAACTCCTTTCTCGAAACCCCGACACCGCTCGACCCCCCATTCATAGCGCGGCACGTGGCCCGTAAGGGACGCCCCTTCACGCTCCTAATTAAGCTACGCCCCTTCCTTTAATTCCCTTTCTTCTTAAATATTAAAAGCCCAAATATTCTAACAAACCCACTTAAGGGACACTTAAGGGACCTTAATAAACATGGTCTAAGGTTGCTCTAAATCTCTCATCAACGTATGGGACTCATTGTATTAATCTTCCCCAAAATGTTACAACCAGTTCTTTTATCTATGATGTTTAGTTCTTTTGTTCTATGTCTTCGATATTATAATTAACTTGTCAGATAATCGATACAACCATTATTTTTACAGTTTTCTGATTTTTACAAACATTATATATGTTTAAGTAAATTAAAAAATGTCCAGCTAACAATTATAATACTCTAATTTTTTGAATATTTCATTTCAATATCTTTCATATCAAAATTTATAAAATTTTAAATACCTCCTTAATTTGTTAATAAATATTTATATATTATTATAATTATAATAATTTTAATTGGATTGCAACAATAAAAAGGAACTTAATAACAATAATTAAATTATTAATCCAAATAATAAATTTAACAATTTTAAATTTTTAATTAAGTTTATATACTCAGAAAATAACACCAGTTAATGAATTTTAAAATAAATTTTATTTTTAAAATATAGGACTAATAGTAATTTATTTATTAAAAATTTAAATTAAAAAATAATATACATTTACTTAATAAGGAAAAAATATCGAAATAAGGACAATACATTTACTTAATATTTAGTTTGATTATAATTATATGTATATATCGTTACGTAAATTATAAAATAATAAAAATAAATTTTAAACATGTTAAAGTTAAAATGATGATTTTATTGAATTAATATGACTTTTGAATACGGGTTAAAACTTAACATATCTACGGATATATTTTGTGTTTGTTTTGAAAATTATTTATCATAATCTCAAATAATGTTTATATTTAACACTTCAAATATTTTTTAAAAATTTCAAAAAAATATATTTAAAATAAAACAATTATAGATGCATTAAAACTGAAAATAAAAATAATATTATCAATAAATTATTTATCATATAACATTTTAATTTTTGAAGAAATGATCAGATGTTTTTTTAATCTTAATTTTTTTTAGTCATCAAAACTTTAGCCTATCTAAGAACTATCAAATATATTATATTTAAAATTTAAATATAAAATATGTACAAAATTAAAAATATATAATTTAGAAATTTATAGTTATCATTATTTTAAATATTCAACAAATATCTGGATAAAAAATAACTGATATATATTCTGGAAAATATTTTTTTATAAAAAATATTCTGGAAAATATGGAACAAAACACGTTTGTTGATAGATTAGGAAACCTTGTGTCTTAATTGCGTAGCCCTAAAACCCAGCCATGTATCGTTTACGTATGGTGTGGTTACTTTCATGTATGTCAACGTACAAACTGCATATATTTTTTGACTAAGAAGATACAAATTGCATACATTTTACAAATTGCATATATTAAAAGAAGATACAGCTACATGTTTCATATAAAACAAGATACAGCTATATATAAGATCAAAGTCAACCAACTAATGCGTATTTTGTTAAATACGTCAAGATCTACAACCAGGTTAATTGAAAAAAAAAAAAGATACAGCTACATGTTTCATATAAAACAAGATACAGCTATATATAATATCAAAGTCAACCAACTAATGCGTATTTTTGTAAATACGTCAAGATCTACAACCAGGTTAATTGAAAAAAAAAGGAAATTGCATTCAACTTTCAAACAAATTATAATTCATTGTATGATAAAAAGATCTAGCTTGCAAATATGTATTGTGTCTTTTGTATAATTAATGTCATTATACTCTTGTATACAACCGGTGAAACCTGCACAAAGAAAACAAAATTTAATTAATAATTTGTAACTGTAAAAGGTAAAACGTGGTCTTTCATTACTCACATATCTTTTTGAATTGAATTTCTTCTCACCAAAAGAACAATAAATTGTGATAAAGAAAAGACAACGATGCAGGCATAGACGGGTGAACACACACAACAACTCTTTCATTTCTTTTCTTTCTTTTTCTTGTTTTGATACTCTATTTTTGTTTCTGTTTTTGTTTTAAAGATCCAGTGGTGAAGAAAAGACAACGATGAAGACGTAGACTGTGAGCACACACCACAACTCTTTCATTTTTTTTCCTTTTTTTCTTA
This sequence is a window from Brassica oleracea var. oleracea cultivar TO1000 chromosome C1, BOL, whole genome shotgun sequence. Protein-coding genes within it:
- the LOC106334512 gene encoding glutathione S-transferase T3-like; this translates as MDSYPFSSHSKFVELLSQQTLSFGNNEDSVELSSSQVPFQSSLGTDASNYGGDTAAERKGRRKWTPTDDVVLISSWLNTSKDPVVGNEQKSFGFWKRIAAYFAASPLVAGCEEREPSHCKQRWHRINDLVSKFCGSCEATTREKTSSQNETDVLKLAHQIFYNNYKQRFTLEHAWKELRHDQKWCELATSKTEGSSKKRKCEDGADSSSSQATCPKRSPGVKAAKMSAKKPVVDEQTMNGFQTMWTIKQQDLAAKSMLCKMSLLEGSRVFGVKIKRKSSRVLGVF